TTACCAAATTTGACTTAAATCTAAAACAAATCCTGGTAATACATCTTCACCACTTAATGTAGAAGGATTATCTAATTCTTTAACAGCTTGATTAGGACGATAAATAAATACTTTACGTTGTTTTCTATCCAGCAACCAACCTAATTCTGTACCATTAGATATATATTCTTCCATTTTTTCTTGTAATGTTTTCAAACTATCTGTTTCTGAACGTAATTCCACTACAAATTCAGGACAAATAGGAGCAAATTTCTTCCTTTGTTCTAAAGGTATTGCTTCCCATCTGGCTTTTTTTATCCAGGCTGCATCAGGAGAACGCACTGCACCGTTAGGTAAGGTAAAACCACCACTAGAACCAAAACCTACACCTGTAGCATCTTGCTTTGTCCAAATACCTAGCTGGACAATTAAATTAAAATTGCGTCCATCTGTTTCTGCGCCTGTAGGGGCCATAATCAATAAATCTCCAAGGTGATTACGTTCAATGCGAAAATCACCGTTTAATTGGCAGAAATCAAAAAACTGATCATCAGTCATCACTATGTTTGGTTGCATTTTCAGCACAATTGGCATGATTTCTGTCGCTACAGGTGATTGGATGTTCATAATCTTTGAAAAAATCAATTCATACATAAACGTAGAGACGTTGATAAAACGTCCCTACATTCATGTTAAACCTGTTTTAAAATTCCCCAGCTAAGGCAGGAACGCAACGTTCACAAAGTAGGGGATGTTCTGCTGATTCTCCCACATGGGTAGAGTAGTTCCAACAGCGATCGCATTTTTCCCCTTCTGCTCTTCCAACCAAAATGTGTTGTTGATCAGGAGGGAAATTTTCAAATGTCAGAAGTAGATCATCGGGCTTAATCAGTTCAACTTGAGAAGCTAAAAATAGATAACGTAATTCATCTACGCCATTACTTTGTTCTATTGAACCATCAAGTTTAGGATTAAGCGCCTCTAAGCTTCGACGAAATTCCTCATCAGGAACATAAAGCTGCACCTTAGCTTCTATGGAAGATCCAATTACCTTTTCACTTCTTTTATCCTCGAAAAACTTGTTAACTTCACTGCGAAGTTGTCGCAGTTTTACCCAAAACTCCGCCAACTCTGGGTTATCCCATTTCTCCTCTACCTTCACCCAACCAGCTTCAAACACTGATTTATACGGGGTTTTGTATGGGAGATATTGCCAAATATCCTCGGCAGTGTGACAGAGTACAGGTGCGATCGCTCGTGCTAAATTTTCTAAAGCAACCTGTATAACTGTTTGACAACTGCGGCGGCGGAAAGAATCTGGTGCGCTGATATATAATCTATCCTTGGCGATGTCCAAGTAGAAGTTAGATAAATCCACTACGCAAAAATTCTGCACAGTTTGGAAGAAGCGGAAGAATTGGAAACTCTCAAAAGCTTCTGTCACTTCCGCAAACACCTCACGGATGCGGTGCAGCATATATTTATCTAACTGCGGTAATTCCTCAAAGGGAACGGTATCTTTTTCTGGGTCGAAATCATGCAAACTACCTAGCAAGAACCGCGCCGTATTGCGAATCTTACCGCGAACATCATTTAACTGCTTGAGGATATTCGTACCAATGGGAACATCTTTGGAATAATCCACAGATGATACCCACAAACGCAGTATGTCGGCTCCATAGGGCGCAAAATTTACCGACTTACCATTAATTTTGATTGTACCTCCCTCAATGATCACATTGGGGTCGATAGAATTACCCTCAGATTTACTCATTTTGCGCCCTTGTTCATCAAGGGTAAATCCGTGAGTCAATACAGTTTTGTAAGGGGCGATACCATTTACTGCCACACTGGTGAGCAAACTCGACTGAAACCAGCCGCGATGTTGATCGGAACCTTCTAAATAAATATCAGCCGGGTAGCGTAACTCAGGACGTTGCTTCAGCACAGCCGCCCAAGAGGAACCAGAATCAAACCATACATCCATCGTGTCTGTACCTCTGCGGTAAGACCGACCATTATTTCTGTAAGATTCTGGTAATAATTCTTCTACAGACAATTCCCACCAAGCATCAGAACCCTTCTCGGCAATGATGGCTTGCACATAGTTGATGGTTTCCTCATTCAGCAGAGGTTCGCCAGTTCCCTCATCGTAGAATACCGGAATTGGCACACCCCAAGAACGCTGACGGGAGATACACCAATCAGAACGTTCTGCAACCATCGGTGTGATCCGGTTTTCACCTTGGGCTGGTATCCATTTTACAGATGCGATCGCCTTTAGCGCCTCTTCCCGAAAACCCTCCACCGAAGCAAACCACTGTTCAGTCGCCCGGAAAATCGTTGGTTTCTTCGTCCGCCAGTCATAAGGATACTTGTGGGCGTAAGCCTCCTCTTTTAACAGCGAACCCGCAGCCAAGAGCGCATCAATTACCGCCTGATTTCCCTCACCCAACACATTCAACCCAGCAAACTGTCCCGCCTCCTGGGTAAAATCGCCACTATCATCTACAGGCGCAAGGATAGGTAAACCATAACGCAGCCCTACAATGTAGTCTTCTTGACCATGACCAGGGGCGGTATGTACCAACCCAGTACCCGATTCTGTTGTGATATAATCGCCACCGACAACCACCGGACTTTCGCGGTTATATAGAGGATGACGGTAAGTAGTATGTTCCAACTCCTTACCCTTAAAAGTAGCCTTCACTGTCAACTGTGCCGAGATAGTAGTAGCCAAACGCTCCACCAAATCAGCCGCGACAATAAGATACTTAAACCCTGTTTCCGTTTCTGCGCCTTTGTGTGAGATTTCAACTACAGCGTAGTTAAGATCCCCATTCACCGCCACAGCCAAATTTCCCGGAATTGTCCAAGGCGTAGTAGTCCAGATAGCCACACCCAAATCAGGCAAATACTCACCCAACACAGGTTTCACCGCCTCAGCCAGACTAGTCACAGGGAAAGCTGCGTAGATACTGCGGGAAGTGTGACCTTCAGGATATTCCAATTCCGCCTCAGCCAAAGCTGTGCGCGAACTCGGACTCCAGTGGACAGGCTTCAACCCACGATAAATGTATCCTTTTAATACCATCTGCCCAAACACACCAATCTGCGCCGCCTCATATTCCGGCTTCAGCGTCAGATAGGGGTTATCCCAGTCGCCCCAAACACCGTAACGTTTAAAGTTTTTGCGTTGGTCGTCAACAGCAGCCAAAGCAAATTCCTTAGCCTTTTGTCGCAATTGCAGAGGTGTGAGATTTTGCCGTTCTGCTGACTTGAGATTCTGCAAAACCTTCAATTCAATTGGTAAGCCGTGACAGTCCCAACCAGGGACATAACGTACCTTACGGCCTTTCAATAATTGGTAACGATTAATAATATCTTTGAGAATCTTATTTAAGGCATGACCAATATGAAGTGAGCCGTTGGCGTAGGGAGGCCCATCGTGCAGTATAAATAATTCACCTGGATTATTTTGCGACAGGCGTTCAAAAATTTTATTGTCTTCCCAGAACTTTTGAATTTCGGGTTCCCGCTTGATGGCGTTCGCCCGCATATCAAAACTAGTCTTGGGTAGATTTACAGTATCTTTGTAGCTTCCAGTTTCTGTCACAGTTTCATGCCTAAGATTATGTATGCAGGTTCTATCAATTATAGAAGATGGGATGAAGCCTACAACTCTGGGATTTGAGTTCTAGACATTAACTAATCTCAAATTTACTATATTAATACGATACATATAGCAATTACGTATGAACAACCCTTCTTTCTTTGATGAACAAAAAGAACAATCCTTAATCAAAGCCCGAATTGTTGAAAAATATTTTTGGGCTTGGGCAAAGGTAATTATACCATCTGCTAAAAACGCGGGATGTCCAATTGCCTATATAGACCTTTTTGCTGGCCCTGGTAGATACAAAGATGGTTCAAAATCAACACCAATCAAAGTTTTAGAGACAGCAATTGCTGATCTAGATATGCGAAGTATGCTCAAAACATTATTTAATGATGCTAATTCTGAACATACTAATTCCTTACAACAAGCTATAGATGCAATTCCAGGAATTGAACAGTTAAAGTATAAGCCTGACGTAATGAATTTTGAAGTAGGAGATAATATTGTTCAGGCTTTTTCTCAACTCAACTTAGTTCCCACATTATTTTTCGTAGACCCCTGGGGATACAAAGGATTATCATTACAACTTATCAACTCAGTTGTAAAAAACTGGGGCTGTGATTGTATTTTCTTCTTCAATTATAATCGGATCAACATGGGTCTAAGTAATGCAGCAGTTGAAGAACATATAAATGCGTTATTTGGAGAAACAAGAGCAGATAAATTACGAGAAAAGCTGCAACCACTTAAAGCACAAGCAAGAGAGTTAACCATAATAGAAGCACTTTGCGAATCTCTGCAAGAAATGGGTGGAAAGTATGTTTTACCTTTTCGCTTTAAACATGAAAATGGCAACCGTACTAGCCATCACCTGATTTTTGTCAGTAAGCACTTCAAAGGCTATAAGATTATGAAGGAGATAATGGCAAAAGAAAGCTCCGAGCAAAATCAAGGTGTACCATCTTTTGAGTATAGTCCAGCGACTAATATGCAACCCTTGCTGTTTGAGCTTTACCGTCCTCTTGATGAATTAGAAGGAATGCTACTAGATACATTTGCTGGTCAAACAATAACGATGCAAGAGATTTATATGCAGCATAATGTTGGTAGACGTTACATTGATAAAAATTACAAAGCTGCTCTTAACAGTCTGGAAGCTAAGGGAAAAATTAAAGCCGAACCACCAGCTAACAAGAGACCAAAAAGGAAAGGAGAAATTACATTCGCAGATTCAGTTACAGTAACCTTTCCACTTAAGCCGTAAGTTCTAAATTTCCTCTTCTAAATGAGCGTTGTTGAGTAAATTTACTCCATAGATTTTGATGTTTCTGCCAAGCTGGAGGCATTTCATCCCATATTTGTCCATCTAATAATCTACCTCCAGCTTTAGAAGTTCTACCACCAATCTGCTTAAAGAAAAATGCTACTCTTGCTTGTTGGCATTGGTGACGAATATCTTCCGCCCATTCCATCTTTATGGGACGATGTTTTTGTCCAGATTCTCCACCAACAATGACCCAATCAATATTTGTTAAATCAAGATTTAATGAACCTAACAGTGGTTCACATGAAAGAAAACGTACCTTGGCAGGAACTCGACGAAGATAATCAACACGATGGATATAGTTTTGATTCTCAACAGACACACCCATCCAAATATTTTCATTAAATTCTAGATTAGGTGCTAACTCAATAAGTCTTTCAGGTCTTTTTGTTAATATTTGATATATGTGCCAAGGCGTAGCATGAATCACTTTAAAAACATTCTGAATAAAATCAAGAGGTACTTCTTCGTGAAACAGATCACTCATTGAGTTCACAAATATTCTACTGGGACTACGCCATTTTAAAGGTTCTGTTAACCTTTCTGGATGTAAAGTTAGCTTAAAACCATTCTTAAAATTATTAGGAAAACGTTTAGTAAGGGCTTCTGCATAGCAATTTAAACAACCTGGACTAACTTTATTACAACCAGTTGTAGGATTCCAAGTTTTATCCGTCCACTCAATACCTGTATGAGTACTAGACATAATTTTTTGACCTAAATGATTATTGAGTTTGCTTATTTTTGATTTTTATAATTCATTTGTACTATTATACAATAATATTGCTGACAAATCCACTATTGTAACCATTTCTAAAATGACAGGACATTATTCGGTTTCTTGTTTTAGTAAGGTAAATCAATGTTGAGTTTAACAGCTAATTATTTTTAATTACTCCAGCCAAACGATAAAACTGCAGTTCTAACTGAACAAGACTTATGATTAGAAAACAGAAAATGAGTATAAATGCACCTAAGTTGCTGGATATAGTAGCACTCACAGTTGACTTACCAGAGTATAATTTACTGCGTGGTCAAGTTGGTACAATCGTAGAAATATTGGCTGATGGTGCTGGGTTTGAACTAGAGTTTAGCGATCGCAACGGACAAACTTTTGAATTTCTGTAAAAGTTTTTTGGGGTAACGCTTTTGCTATAGTCGTAGTCACATAAATTTAGGACATTTTCCAAGCTTAAATACTTAAAATAGTAGGACTTTACCTCCTGCCTTCTGCTATAAATATTTAGTAGTGGCTTATCGACAGATATAACTCAACAAGTTACCATATCAAACTGTATATTGAGCAAGTCTGTGTGTTATGGCTAGTGTTGAACGCGACGAAACAAGAGAGCATCGGATCGAAACAGAGATTATTGCTGATGCTGAAGATAAAGAAGATAGAGCGATGGGGTGGTACTACTACCTTGACGATATGTTGGAATTTCCCTTTATGGGTAAATGGAAGAAGAAATCACGCAAAACTTCAACCATTGACGAAAAACCTGTGGAAGTACTAGGTATGGCTCCAGAGGATGATTGTTTGAGAGATATGTATGTGGAAGTTGCATATCTTGGGGGTAAGGAAGATGATATACATACTGCCAAGCTGTCGGAAATAGAGCCTATTGATGTGGATGAGGACACCCAAGAAGCGATCGCTGATTGGTTATATTGGTTAGGTAGAGGATACAAATTTTAAGATAAATACCGAATTACTCGGCAAGGATTCCCTACTGCTACAACATTAGCAGGTATATCTTGTACGACTACGCTCCCTGCACCGATAGTAGTGTTGTCCCCAATTGTTACTCCTGGACAAATAATTGCATTACCACCAATCCAGACATTATTACCTATTTTAATTGGGGCAGCTAATTCTTTTCCAGATAGACGAATTTCTGGATCTGTGGGATGGTAAGCAGTATAAATCTGCACATAAGGAGCGAATAAGACATTTTCACCAATTTCTACTTGATTACAATCTAAAATGACGCAACCATAGTTCATATATAAGTTATTACCAGCGTAGATATTACTACCATAGTCACAATGAAGCGGCGGTACTATAAAAATCGTTTCACCTATCTGGGCAAATAGCTCTTGTAGAATTTGCCTGCGTTGTTCTGGTTGTTCTTCGGTTGTGCTATTGTACATCCGTAACAAACGACTGGCTCGTTTACTCTCGGCTGCTAATTCTGGATCGCTTGATAGGTATAATTCACCCGCTAGCATTTTTTGTTTTTCGGTTTTTTCCATATTAATTGCCTCATGCGGAGGCGCGGAGAATACAAGTACTCACAATATCTCAAATAACTTGGTTTAAGGTTGATATTGAAGAAAATATAATTTCAATAAAGTTAGCGGAAATACCAGTATTGTAAATTTGATATATGAATCCGAACATATATTAAAAGTTAATTAATAATTAGTAGCCTTATTAAATACGCCGTAACGTGCTTTACCTTTTTGTTTAGCAAGGTACATCGCATGATCTGCATCTCTTAATAGGCTTTCTGGTTCATCGTCACTACCGTTATTTAAAGTAATACCAATGCTGGCTGTAGTAAATATTTGCTGTCCGTTCAAGTTCAGGGGTAATCCCAAGGTGTCTTGAATACGCTTGGCTACGTTGATAGCATCGTTAACGTCACGAATTTCTTCTAATAATACGGCAAATTCATCGCCACCAAATCGCCCTACAGTATCTCCACTACGTACACATGATTCTAACCTGTGAGCGATCGCTACTAAAAAATCATCTCCCATACCGTGACCGAAGCGATCGTTTATTCCCTTAAAACCATCTAAATCTAAAAACAACACCGCAAAACGATAATCACTGCGGCGTTTACTACGTTCAATTGCTTGTTTGAGCCGATCTAAAAGTAAAACTTTATTGGGTAAGCCAGTCAGTCCATCATAAAAAGCATTGTGTAGTAATTGTACTTCCCCTTGCTTACGTTGAGTCACGTCTTGAAAAACTAAGACTGCACCAGTAACATTACCGACACTATCACAAATCGGCGCAATATTATCTCCTATCGGTATTTCTCTGCCATCCCTAGAAATTAGCGTACAGTTCTCCGGCAGATTCACAATTTCCCCAGTTTGCATCGCTTGTGTAGCTAAGTTACCAATTACTTCGTCCATATCCTGATCAACAAGATTGACAACTTCTGCTAAATGCTTACCCAAAGCTTCATGTTGTATCCAACCAGTTAGCTTCTCAGCCATCTGGTTTATCATCTGAACACGCCCATCAGTAAAGGTAACAACTACTGCACAGCCCATGCTGTTAATAATCGCTGCCATTTTTTCTTTTTCTGTATGTAATTTTTTATTAAATTTATACTGACTAAAAGCCATTTCTACAGCTAAATGTAAATCTTTTTCTGCAAATGGCTTTAAAAGATAGTTATATGACTGATATTTTTGATTTTTATGCAGTTCTAAATAATCTGAATACTCAGTTAGATATAACACGGGTATATGGAAATCAGTCTGAATAGTATTTGCTAATTGTAAATCATTATTTCTTTGAGATATAGAAATATCAAATAATACTAAATTTGGGTGGATGTCTGCTACTTTTTTAATTGCTTCTTCAGGAGATTTTGTAATCTCTAGAACATTATAACCTAATGATTGTAAAGTATTTTTAATATTTAATGCCCGGACTATTTCATCCTCAACAACTAGGATTTTGGGGGAGACCATGTTAAATTGCCCATTTGCTAAGGTTAAGATGTTGTTGATAGCATCAACTTAATCTAAAAGTTATTAATTCTATGATAATCAATCTCTAATATATCAGTATAGCCATTCATCAAGATACTGATATAAGGTAACATTCATTAGTTAATAGAGGTTAGCATAAGTTTATTATCAAATGATGATTTTAGTCGAAATAAATTATTTTGTTTTGTATTTTATGTATCCAAATATTAGGCTTAATAAGCACATTGGTAGCTTAAAAAACACCTATTTTCTAATTAGATAAATATTCTAATTGCACAGTAGAGAAATATTATTGATCCCTCTTTTTCTTAGTAGTATAATTAACTACAGAGATACAGAGGCATAGAGGGAAAAAAACCTCTATATATAACTTTTTATTACAGAAGCTTTGCGTATAAAGACAGACAGGTTTGATTATTATTTGTATAAACTATTAATCAAACAACTAGGTTGAAGATGAGTCTTACTGAAACTCTGCAAAAAGGTGGAAAAGGTTCACAAGTGAGTGAATTGCAAGAATGCTTAATTAAACTTAAATTCGATCCAGGTCGAGTGGATGGTAACTTTGGTGACAAAACAGAAGTCGCTGTCAAACAATTTCAGCAAAAACAAGGTGTTACTCCTGATGGAGTTGTAGGATTAGAAACACGCACGGTTCTAAATAAGTTAATTCAACAACTAGCAGAACTTTATGGTGGCACTTCTGGCAAATTACCACTACCTGGGGTGAAGCTGATTAAGGAATTTGAAGGATGTAAGCTGACTGCTTACCCTGATCCTTTATCTAAAGGTAAACCTTACACCATTGGCTGGGGTTCCACCTGTAAAAAAGATGGTAGCGAATGGTCGTTAGGTGAGAAAATTACCGAAGCAGAAGCAGATGAACTATTAATTATTCAATTAGAACGTAACTATTTACCTTCTTTAGAAAAAATACCCGGCTGGCAAGATTTTAGCCCTTACCAACAGGGAGCTTTATTAAGTTTTGCTTATAACTTGGGTGCTAATTTTTACGGTTCTAAGGGTTTCGAGACTATTTCTAGAGTCTTGAAGAACCAAGAATGGGACAATATTGAATCCACACTAATTATGTACAGAAACCCTAGTAGTCCCGTTGAGGCTGGCTTGAAGCGTAGACGAGTAGCAGAAGGGAAGCTATTTCTTCAGCCAATGTTTAATAACGCTTAGTTATATTAGGTAGGGCATGGCTGATCGCCTGATGAAAAAATCAAAGACTTCATGTAACTTAAGCATCAGTTCTATATATTAAACAAAATTTCTATGGCTGATGCAAGCAACCAACAAATCCTACTCAAAAACCGCCCTGTTGGAGAACCAAAAGAGAGTGATTTTGCTCTGATAGAAACACCTATTCCCGAACCAGGGGAAGGTGAAGTTCTCAATCGTACTATTTATCTATCCCTTGACCCGTATATGCGTGGTCGTCTTAGTGCCAATGCTTCTTATGCAGCCTCAACGGAATTAAACTCAGTTATTGTTGGTGGAACAGTCAGCCAAGTAATTAAATCGCATCACCCAGACTTTCAACCAGGAGATTTTGTTCTTAGCAGTCATGGTTGGCAAACTTACGCTGTTGCTAAAGGTGAAACACTACGCAAACTCGACTCAACACAGGCTCCTCTATCCTACAATTTGGGTGTATTAGGTATGCCTGGTCTAACTGCCTATGCTGCTTTATTAGATATAGGACAACCTAAAGCTGGGGAAACTGTAGTAGTTTCTGCTGCTTCTGGTGCTGTTGGTACAGTAGCAGGTCAAATTGCTAAGATTAAGGGCGCAAGAGTTGTAGGAATTGTAGGCAGTGATGAAAAGCTTGATTATATCGTGAAAGAATTAGGCTTTGATGCAGGAATTAACCGCCGAACACAACCACTATCTTCAGCGTTGAAAGAAACTGCACCCGATGGTATAGATATTTATTTTGACAATACAGCCGGGGAAATTTTAGAAGCTGTTTTGCAGCAAATCAACTTGGGAGCGAGAATCCCCTTGGTGGGCTTGATTTCTCAATATAATTCTACTTCCCCACCTCCAGGGCCGAATTTGCTACCTTTATTGACTAAAAGAGCTTTAATTAAGGGTTTTTTAGTCAGTGACTACCAACACCGTTTTTCTGATTTTGCCCGTGATGTCAGTGGATGGTTGCAGTCAGGGCAAATGAAGTACAAAGAAGATATTGTTGTAGGTTTGGCAAATGCCCCTAAAGCTTTTATTGGCTTGTTGCGAGGCGATAATTTTGGTAAGTTAATTGTTGAGGTTGGTCATTAGTTATTGGTCATTGGTCATTGGTCATTGGTTTGCTTCCTCTGTAACCTGTTCCTATTTCAGAAATTTAATATTACTCTTACTAGATAAAATTTTGTTGGTAAGTGTGTAATGACCGTAAAAGATGAAGTAATATTCACTCCTAAAGCCGTAGCCGTACAAATCTCATTATTGTTGGCAAATAACACCTTATTAGCATGATTTATCGCCGCCCAAAGCTTGCAGTGTCTTGGTTGTCTTTGAGTATCTTTTTGGTACTCAACAGTATATATGTGCAACCTGTGAAGGCTCAAGCTGTAAATCAGCCGCAACAACTGCCGCAGCCACAAGATATCCAACCGCCTATACCCGCTCCTTTACCTTCTCCCCAGCCGCCACAGCAACTACCACCACCAGCAGAGTTACTTGAACCGCCTTCAGGGGATATCAACCCACAGCAACCAACACCAACCGATACACCTCAAACAATCACAGTACAAAGGTTTGAGGTCGTCGGCAGCACGGTGTTTAGTCAACAAGAGTTAGCCCAGGCTACAGCTGAGTTTACTCAACGACCGATTACTTTAGCAGAATTGTTTCAGGCGCGGTCTAAAATCACCGAACTATACGTTAGTAAGGGTTATATTACTTCTGGTGCTTATATCCCACCCCAAACTATTAAATCTGGTGTGATTAAAATTCAGGTGGTGGAAGGGAGGTTAGAGGATATTCAAATTAGCGGTAATCGGCGACTCAACTCTAATTATGTACGTAGTCGTTTAGCGATCGCCACTCAACCACCCCTCAACCGCGATAAGTTACTAGAAGCACTACAGCTACTACAACTCAACCCTTTAATTCAAAATCTCTCAGCCGAATTATCAGCAGGTTCTCGTCCAGGTACTAGCATACTACAGGTACAAATCGCCGAAGCGAAAACCCTCAATGTTCAGTTAGCGATCGATAATGGGCGATCGCCCGGAGTGGGTAGTTTTCGCCGTCGGATTCAACTCAGTGAAGCCAACTTGCTAGGTTTAGGCGATAGCCTCAGTGCAGCTTATAGCAATACTGATGGCAGTAATACTTTTGATACGAGCTACACTTTACCTCTTAATTCCCGTAATGGTACGCTGAGTTTTAACTTTGGCACTTCCTCCAGTCGTGTCATTGAACAACCTTTTAGCACTCTTGATATCGAGTCTTCTTCTCGTTACTACGAAATTACCTACCGTCAACCACTGATGCAATCTCCTACCCAGGAATTAGCGATTGGTTTAACTGCTTCTCGCCGAGAAAGTGAAATATCTTCCTCAGTGCTGGAAAGCTTTGGTGTACCTCTCAATGAACTTTCCCCTGGTGCTGATGAACAAGGGAGAACTCGCATATCTGCATTACGCTTTTTTCAAGAATGGACTACTCGTAACAGCCGAGAAGTTTTTGCAGTGCGATCGCAATTTAATCTAGGTATAGGTGCATTAAATGCCACTGTTAATGCCCAAGAACCTGATAGCCGCTTCTTTTCTTGGCAGGGACAAGCACAATGGGCGCGTCTTTTAGCTCCAGATACCTTGTTAATAGTAAAAGCCAATACACAAATCGCATCTACAAGGCTTTTATCTTTGGAGCAATTTGGTTTAGGTGGTTTAGATAGCGTTAGAGGATAT
Above is a genomic segment from Nostoc sp. MS1 containing:
- a CDS encoding NADP-dependent oxidoreductase translates to MADASNQQILLKNRPVGEPKESDFALIETPIPEPGEGEVLNRTIYLSLDPYMRGRLSANASYAASTELNSVIVGGTVSQVIKSHHPDFQPGDFVLSSHGWQTYAVAKGETLRKLDSTQAPLSYNLGVLGMPGLTAYAALLDIGQPKAGETVVVSAASGAVGTVAGQIAKIKGARVVGIVGSDEKLDYIVKELGFDAGINRRTQPLSSALKETAPDGIDIYFDNTAGEILEAVLQQINLGARIPLVGLISQYNSTSPPPGPNLLPLLTKRALIKGFLVSDYQHRFSDFARDVSGWLQSGQMKYKEDIVVGLANAPKAFIGLLRGDNFGKLIVEVGH
- a CDS encoding ShlB/FhaC/HecB family hemolysin secretion/activation protein, producing MIYRRPKLAVSWLSLSIFLVLNSIYVQPVKAQAVNQPQQLPQPQDIQPPIPAPLPSPQPPQQLPPPAELLEPPSGDINPQQPTPTDTPQTITVQRFEVVGSTVFSQQELAQATAEFTQRPITLAELFQARSKITELYVSKGYITSGAYIPPQTIKSGVIKIQVVEGRLEDIQISGNRRLNSNYVRSRLAIATQPPLNRDKLLEALQLLQLNPLIQNLSAELSAGSRPGTSILQVQIAEAKTLNVQLAIDNGRSPGVGSFRRRIQLSEANLLGLGDSLSAAYSNTDGSNTFDTSYTLPLNSRNGTLSFNFGTSSSRVIEQPFSTLDIESSSRYYEITYRQPLMQSPTQELAIGLTASRRESEISSSVLESFGVPLNELSPGADEQGRTRISALRFFQEWTTRNSREVFAVRSQFNLGIGALNATVNAQEPDSRFFSWQGQAQWARLLAPDTLLIVKANTQIASTRLLSLEQFGLGGLDSVRGYRQDYLLTDNGAFASAEVQIPILRLPQNSGLLQVTPFVDLGVAWNNQRADPDPNTLAAVGLGLRWSSGDRFTARLDWGIPLISVDSAARTWQENGLYFSLIYNNPF